From Primulina eburnea isolate SZY01 unplaced genomic scaffold, ASM2296580v1 ctg1038_ERROPOS4800000, whole genome shotgun sequence, the proteins below share one genomic window:
- the LOC140820421 gene encoding calmodulin-like protein 3, protein MNWMDQTELRRVFSMFDRNGDGKISRKELSESLEKLGIHIPEQEMTQMIEKIDANGDGYVDVEEFGMLYGAIMEDDVKGDDEDDMREAFNVFDQNGDGFITVDELRSVLASLGLKQGRTIEDCKRMIMKVDVDGDGRVNYDEFRQMMKGGGFAALS, encoded by the coding sequence ATGAATTGGATGGATCAAACGGAGCTGCGTAGGGTATTCTCAATGTTTGATAGAAACGGCGACGGGAAAATTAGCCGCAAAGAGTTGAGTGAATCACTCGAGAAGCTAGGGATCCACATCCCAGAACAGGAAATGACTCAGATGATCGAGAAAATCGACGCCAACGGCGACGGATACGTCGACGTCGAGGAGTTCGGCATGCTCTACGGAGCCATTATGGAGGACGATGTCAAAGGAGACGACGAGGATGACATGCGGGAGGCTTTCAACGTCTTCGACCAGAACGGTGACGGCTTTATCACGGTGGACGAGCTCCGATCCGTGCTCGCTTCACTTGGCTTGAAACAGGGCCGGACCATCGAGGACTGCAAACGGATGATCATGAAAGTCGACGTCGACGGCGACGGCAGGGTTAATTACGACGAATTCCGGCAGATGATGAAGGGCGGAGGATTCGCCGCCTTGAGTTGA